One genomic window of Pseudomonas aeruginosa includes the following:
- the infB gene encoding translation initiation factor IF-2, whose amino-acid sequence MTQVTVKELAQVVDTPVERLLLQMRDAGLPHTSAEQVVTDSEKQALLTHLKGSHGDRASEPRKITLQRKTTTTLKVGGSKTVSVEVRKKKTYVKRSPDEIEAERQRELEEQRAAEEAERLKAEEAAARQRAEEEARKAEEAARAKAAQEAAATAGAEPAVVADVAVAEPVAKPAAVEERKKEEPRRVPKRDEDDDRRDRKHTQHRPSVKEKEKVPAPRVAPRSTDEESDGYRRGGRGGKSKLKKRNQHGFQNPTGPIVREVNIGETITVAELAAQMSVKGAEVVKFMFKMGSPVTINQVLDQETAQLVAEELGHKVKLVSENALEEQLAESLKFEGEAVTRAPVVTVMGHVDHGKTSLLDYIRRAKVAAGEAGGITQHIGAYHVETERGMVTFLDTPGHAAFTAMRARGAQATDIVILVVAADDGVMPQTQEAVQHAKAAGVPIVVAVNKIDKPEANPDNIKNGLAALDVIPEEWGGDAPFVPVSAKLGTGVDELLEAVLLQAEVLELKATPSAPGRGVVVESRLDKGRGPVATVLVQDGTLRQGDMVLVGINYGRVRAMLDENGKPIKEAGPSIPVEILGLDGTPDAGDEMTVVADEKKAREVALFRQGKFREVKLARAHAGKLENIFENMGQEEKKTLNIVLKADVRGSLEALQGSLSGLGNDEVQVRVVGGGVGGITESDANLALASNAVLFGFNVRADAGARKIVEAEGLDMRYYNVIYDIIEDVKKALTGMLGSDLRENILGIAEVRDVFRSPKFGAIAGCMVTEGMVHRNRPIRVLRDDVVIFEGELESLRRFKDDVAEVRAGMECGIGVKSYNDVKVGDKIEVFEKVEVARSL is encoded by the coding sequence ATGACGCAAGTCACGGTGAAAGAACTGGCCCAGGTGGTCGACACACCGGTGGAGCGCCTGCTGCTGCAGATGCGTGACGCAGGTCTGCCGCACACCAGTGCCGAACAAGTTGTAACGGATAGCGAGAAGCAAGCCCTGCTGACCCACCTGAAAGGCAGCCATGGCGATCGCGCCAGCGAGCCGCGCAAGATCACCCTGCAACGCAAGACCACTACCACGCTGAAAGTGGGTGGCAGCAAGACGGTGAGCGTCGAAGTTCGCAAGAAGAAAACCTATGTCAAGCGCAGCCCCGACGAGATCGAGGCCGAGCGCCAGCGCGAACTCGAGGAGCAGCGCGCGGCGGAAGAGGCGGAGCGTCTGAAGGCCGAAGAGGCCGCTGCCCGCCAGCGTGCCGAAGAGGAAGCGCGCAAGGCCGAGGAAGCTGCGCGTGCCAAGGCTGCCCAGGAAGCAGCGGCTACTGCCGGTGCCGAGCCTGCCGTGGTGGCGGATGTCGCGGTTGCCGAACCAGTGGCCAAGCCTGCCGCCGTGGAAGAGCGCAAGAAGGAAGAGCCGCGCCGCGTGCCCAAGCGTGACGAGGACGATGACCGCCGCGACCGCAAGCACACCCAGCACCGTCCCTCGGTCAAGGAGAAGGAAAAGGTTCCTGCTCCGCGCGTGGCTCCACGCAGCACCGACGAGGAAAGCGATGGTTACCGTCGCGGCGGTCGTGGTGGCAAGTCGAAGCTGAAGAAGCGCAACCAGCACGGGTTCCAGAACCCGACAGGACCGATCGTGCGTGAAGTGAACATCGGTGAGACCATCACCGTAGCCGAGTTGGCCGCCCAGATGTCGGTCAAGGGTGCCGAAGTCGTCAAGTTCATGTTCAAGATGGGCTCCCCGGTGACCATCAACCAGGTCCTGGACCAGGAGACCGCCCAACTGGTCGCCGAAGAGCTGGGCCACAAGGTCAAGCTGGTCAGCGAGAACGCGCTGGAAGAACAACTGGCCGAGTCCCTGAAGTTCGAAGGCGAGGCGGTCACCCGCGCGCCGGTCGTCACCGTCATGGGCCACGTCGACCACGGCAAGACCTCGCTGCTCGACTACATCCGTCGCGCCAAGGTCGCCGCGGGCGAGGCCGGTGGCATCACCCAGCATATCGGTGCCTACCACGTCGAAACCGAGCGTGGCATGGTGACCTTCCTGGATACCCCCGGCCACGCCGCGTTCACCGCGATGCGTGCCCGTGGCGCCCAGGCGACCGACATCGTGATCCTGGTGGTCGCGGCCGACGACGGTGTCATGCCTCAGACCCAGGAAGCCGTGCAGCACGCGAAAGCGGCGGGCGTGCCGATCGTGGTCGCGGTGAACAAGATCGACAAGCCCGAGGCCAACCCGGACAACATCAAGAACGGCCTGGCCGCTCTCGACGTGATCCCGGAAGAGTGGGGCGGCGACGCTCCCTTCGTCCCGGTTTCGGCGAAGCTCGGTACTGGCGTCGATGAACTGCTCGAAGCGGTCCTGCTGCAGGCGGAAGTGCTCGAACTGAAAGCCACTCCGTCGGCCCCGGGCCGTGGCGTGGTGGTCGAGTCGCGCCTGGACAAGGGACGCGGCCCGGTGGCCACCGTGCTGGTCCAGGACGGTACCCTGCGCCAGGGCGACATGGTGCTGGTCGGCATCAACTACGGTCGTGTCCGCGCCATGCTCGACGAGAACGGCAAGCCGATCAAGGAAGCCGGCCCGTCGATCCCGGTCGAGATCCTCGGCCTGGACGGTACGCCGGATGCCGGTGACGAGATGACCGTGGTCGCCGACGAGAAGAAGGCCCGCGAAGTCGCCCTGTTCCGTCAAGGCAAGTTCCGTGAGGTGAAACTGGCGCGTGCCCATGCCGGCAAGCTGGAAAACATCTTCGAGAACATGGGCCAGGAAGAGAAGAAGACCCTGAACATCGTCCTCAAGGCCGATGTGCGCGGTTCGCTCGAGGCTCTGCAAGGCTCGCTCAGCGGCCTGGGCAACGACGAAGTGCAGGTCCGCGTGGTCGGTGGCGGCGTCGGTGGCATCACCGAGTCCGACGCCAACCTGGCGCTGGCTTCCAACGCGGTGCTGTTCGGCTTCAACGTGCGTGCCGACGCCGGCGCGCGCAAGATCGTCGAAGCCGAAGGTCTGGATATGCGTTACTACAACGTGATCTACGACATCATCGAGGACGTCAAGAAGGCCCTGACCGGCATGCTCGGCAGCGATCTGCGGGAGAACATCCTGGGCATCGCCGAGGTGCGCGACGTGTTCCGCTCGCCGAAGTTCGGCGCGATCGCCGGCTGCATGGTCACCGAGGGCATGGTGCACCGCAACCGTCCGATCCGCGTGCTGCGCGACGACGTGGTCATCTTCGAAGGCGAGCTGGAGTCTCTCCGTCGCTTCAAGGACGACGTCGCCGAAGTGCGTGCCGGCATGGAGTGTGGCATCGGCGTGAAGAGCTACAACGACGTCAAGGTCGGCGACAAGATCGAAGTGTTCGAGAAGGTCGAAGTCGCACGCAGCCTTTGA
- the nusA gene encoding transcription termination factor NusA, producing the protein MSKEVLLVVESVSNEKGVPAGVIFEALELALATATKKRFEDEVDLRVEINRHNGSYETFRRWHVVADEDYQDPATEITVEDVQEQKPGAKVGEVIEEKIESIEFGRIAAQTAKQVIVQKVREAERAQVVDAYREKVGEIISGTVKKVTRDNVIVDLGNNAEALLARDQIIPRETFRVGTRVRALLKEIRTENRGPQLVLSRTAPEMLIELFRIEVPEIAEQLIDVMAAARDPGSRAKIAVRSKDKRIDPQGACIGMRGSRVQAVSGEIGGERVDIVLWDDNPAQFVINAMAPAEVAAIIVDEDTHTMDIAVAEDNLAQAIGRSGQNVRLASQLTGWTLNVMTEADIQAKQQAETGDILQRFVDELDVDEELAQVLVEEGFTTLEEIAYVPMEEMLSIDGFDEDIVNELRSRAKDRLLTKAIATEEKLADAQPAEDLLSLDGMSKELALDLALRGVTTREDLAEQSIDDLLDIDGMDEERAGKLIMAARAHWFE; encoded by the coding sequence ATGAGCAAAGAAGTACTGCTGGTTGTTGAGTCGGTATCCAACGAAAAGGGCGTACCGGCCGGCGTGATTTTCGAGGCGCTGGAGCTGGCTCTGGCGACCGCCACCAAGAAACGTTTCGAGGACGAGGTCGACCTGCGCGTCGAGATCAATCGTCATAACGGCAGCTACGAGACTTTCCGTCGTTGGCACGTCGTCGCCGACGAGGACTACCAGGACCCCGCCACCGAGATCACCGTCGAGGACGTCCAGGAGCAGAAGCCGGGCGCGAAGGTCGGCGAGGTCATCGAAGAAAAGATCGAATCCATCGAGTTCGGCCGCATCGCTGCGCAGACTGCCAAGCAGGTCATCGTGCAGAAGGTCCGCGAGGCCGAGCGCGCCCAGGTGGTCGATGCCTACCGCGAGAAGGTCGGCGAGATCATTTCCGGTACCGTGAAGAAGGTCACCCGCGACAACGTCATCGTCGATCTCGGCAACAACGCCGAGGCGCTGCTGGCCCGCGACCAGATCATTCCGCGCGAGACCTTCCGCGTTGGCACCCGCGTGCGTGCCCTGCTGAAGGAGATCCGTACCGAGAACCGCGGTCCTCAACTGGTCCTGTCGCGTACCGCGCCGGAAATGCTGATCGAGCTGTTCCGCATCGAAGTACCGGAAATCGCCGAGCAGTTGATCGACGTGATGGCCGCCGCCCGTGACCCGGGCTCGCGCGCCAAGATCGCCGTTCGTTCCAAGGACAAGCGCATCGACCCGCAGGGCGCCTGCATCGGCATGCGCGGTTCGCGCGTCCAGGCGGTATCCGGCGAGATCGGTGGAGAGCGGGTGGACATCGTCCTGTGGGACGACAACCCGGCGCAATTCGTGATCAACGCCATGGCTCCGGCCGAGGTGGCGGCGATCATCGTCGACGAGGATACCCATACCATGGATATCGCCGTCGCCGAGGACAATCTGGCGCAGGCTATCGGCCGCAGTGGCCAGAACGTCCGTCTGGCCAGCCAGTTGACCGGCTGGACCCTGAATGTGATGACCGAGGCGGATATCCAGGCCAAGCAACAGGCCGAGACCGGGGATATCCTGCAGCGCTTCGTCGACGAGCTGGATGTCGACGAGGAACTGGCCCAGGTACTGGTGGAAGAGGGCTTCACGACTCTTGAGGAAATCGCCTACGTACCGATGGAAGAGATGCTCAGCATCGATGGCTTCGACGAAGACATCGTCAACGAGCTGCGCTCCCGTGCCAAGGATCGCCTGCTGACCAAGGCCATTGCGACCGAAGAGAAGCTCGCCGACGCACAACCGGCAGAAGACCTGCTCAGCCTCGATGGCATGAGCAAGGAGCTGGCCCTGGACCTGGCGCTGCGTGGCGTAACCACCCGTGAAGATCTGGCCGAGCAATCGATCGACGATCTGCTCGACATCGACGGCATGGACGAAGAGCGTGCCGGCAAGTTGATCATGGCCGCCCGGGCCCATTGGTTCGAGTAA
- the rimP gene encoding ribosome maturation factor RimP → MSSKLEQLQALLAPVVEALGYECWGVEFISQGRHSVLRVYIDRPEGILIDDCEAVSRQVSGILDVEDPISGEYTLEVSSPGMDRPLFTLEQFAKHAGEQVKIRLRSPYEGRRNYQGILRGVEEQDVVVLVDDHEYLLPIDSIDKANIIPRFD, encoded by the coding sequence GTGTCGAGCAAGCTAGAACAGTTGCAGGCCTTGCTGGCCCCTGTGGTCGAGGCGCTCGGCTATGAGTGCTGGGGCGTCGAGTTCATTTCCCAGGGTCGTCATTCGGTGTTGCGCGTCTATATCGACCGCCCCGAAGGCATCCTCATCGATGACTGTGAAGCCGTCAGTCGGCAGGTCAGCGGTATTCTCGACGTCGAAGACCCGATCAGCGGCGAGTACACCCTGGAGGTGTCCTCTCCGGGCATGGATCGGCCGCTGTTCACCCTCGAACAGTTCGCCAAGCATGCCGGCGAGCAAGTGAAGATCAGGCTGCGTTCGCCCTATGAGGGGCGGCGTAACTACCAAGGCATTCTCCGTGGTGTGGAGGAGCAGGATGTGGTGGTCCTGGTGGACGATCACGAGTACCTGCTGCCGATCGATTCGATCGACAAGGCCAACATCATTCCCCGTTTTGATTGA